A region from the Gammaproteobacteria bacterium genome encodes:
- a CDS encoding decaprenyl-phosphate phosphoribosyltransferase gives LDVFIIAAGFMLRILAGTLGVGIPPSQWLLLTGLMLTLFLGFAKRRAELIETGDSDKAQREVLAHYSPPLLDKMIGITATGTIMSYGLYTVSPETVQIQGTANLIYTVPFVMYGIFRYIYLLHGQGRGQDTARDLLRDPHILVTVLLWLVTVVWLIKS, from the coding sequence CTGGATGTGTTCATCATCGCGGCCGGTTTCATGCTGCGCATACTCGCCGGTACGCTGGGGGTGGGGATTCCGCCCTCGCAATGGTTGCTGCTCACCGGTTTGATGCTGACCCTGTTCCTGGGGTTCGCCAAGCGCCGGGCCGAGCTGATCGAGACCGGTGATAGCGACAAGGCGCAGCGCGAGGTGCTGGCGCATTACAGTCCGCCTCTGCTGGACAAGATGATCGGCATCACCGCGACCGGCACCATCATGAGCTACGGCCTGTATACCGTGAGTCCGGAGACGGTGCAGATCCAGGGTACCGCCAACCTGATCTACACCGTTCCGTTCGTGATGTACGGCATCTTCCGCTACATCTATCTGCTGCATGGGCAGGGTCGGGGTCAGGATACCGCCCGCGACCTGCTGCGCGATCCGCATATTCTCGTCACCGTGCTGCTGTGGCTGGTGACGGTGGTGTGGCTGATTA